The proteins below are encoded in one region of Cucurbita pepo subsp. pepo cultivar mu-cu-16 chromosome LG10, ASM280686v2, whole genome shotgun sequence:
- the LOC111804251 gene encoding transcription factor MYB41-like yields the protein MGRTPCCEKEGLKKGPWTPEEDQKLIDYIQKHGYGNWRTLPKNAGLQRCGKSCRLRWTNYLRPDIKRGRFSFEEEEAIIQLHSILGNKWSAIAARLPGRTDNEIKNYWNTHIRKKLLRMGIDPVTHNPRLDVLDLSSILGSSFYNNPNSQINSFSRLIGIHNRLANSFMSFNNMSHFSMQNVENHEQSNMIISQSQLLPPQQPHYQIDQSPALPPLHEASAGCSPSTTTSCGGEAYLFPSSNFSDFYSQNCQQQTQELNGFDYSECALPSYDFYKQEQEQEQVHQQVIEPSPETSTLNSSPTPLNSNSTYFSTANGNGTDQDEKESYCSDFFKFEIPDLLDVNPFV from the exons ATGGGAAGAACACCATGCTGTGAAAAAGAAGGCTTGAAGAAAGGCCCATGGACTCCTGAAGAAGATCAGAAGCTCATTGATTATATTCAAAAACATGGCTATGGAAATTGGAGAACACTCCCCAAAAATGCAG GTCTCCAACGATGTGGGAAGAGCTGTCGTCTGCGGTGGACGAACTATCTTAGACCTGATATTAAGAGAGGACGATTTTCAttcgaggaagaagaagcgaTTATTCAGCTTCATAGCATTTTGGGTAACAA GTGGTCTGCGATTGCTGCTCGATTACCGGGGAGAACTGATAACGAAATAAAGAATTATTGGAATACCCACATTAGAAAAAAGCTTCTGAGAATGGGAATCGATCCGGTAACTCATAACCCGAGGCTTGATGTTTTGGATTTATCGTCGATTTTGGGGTCATCTTTTTACAATAATCCCAATTCTCAAATCAACAGTTTCTCAAGGTTGATTGGAATTCACAATAGATTGGCCAATTCCTTCATGTCGTTTAACAATATGTCTCATTTTTCGATGCAAAACGTTGAAAATCATGAACAGTCCAACATGATCATATCTCAATCACAGTTGCTTCCTCCCCAACAACCCCACTACCAAATTGACCAATCGCCAGCTCTTCCGCCGCTGCATGAAGCCTCCGCCGGATGCAGCCCGTCCACCACCACCTCTTGCGGCGGAGAAGCCTATTTATTCCCATCATCAAACTTCTCTGACTTCTACTCCCAAAATTGCCAACAACAAACTCAAGAATTGAACGGTTTCGATTACTCGGAGTGTGCTCTTCCAAGTTACGATTTTtataaacaagaacaagaacaagaacaagttcATCAACAAGTCATCGAGCCTTCCCCCGAAACGTCGACTCTGAACTCGAGCCCGACGCCATTGAACTCAAATTCCACATATTTCAGTACTGCCAATGGCAATGGGACTGATCAGGATGAGAAAGAAAGCTACTGCAGCGATTTTTTTAAGTTCGAAATCCCCGATTTGTTGGATGTTAATCCTTTCGTGTAA